A stretch of the Panicum virgatum strain AP13 chromosome 9N, P.virgatum_v5, whole genome shotgun sequence genome encodes the following:
- the LOC120688425 gene encoding cytochrome P450 89A2-like, whose protein sequence is MDAPQLLLGALLFLLPAALLLLTLLHRSRGKRPRLPPGPPSLPLLGSVVWLTNSPAEIEPLLRRLFERHGPVVALRVGARLSVFVADRRLAHAALVEHGATLADRPALASARLLGENDNTITRASYGPVWRLLRRNLVAETLHPSRVRLFAPARSWVRRVLADKLGEAAPGAPPPRVVETFQYAMFCLLVLMCFGERLDEPAVRAIAAAQRETLIYISRNMPVFAFFPPVTKHLFRARLDKARALRLRIKELFLPLINARREYRRRGGEPSKETTFEHSYVDTLLDIKLHEDGDRPLTDDEIILLCSEFLNAGTDTTSTGLQWIMAELVKNPDIQDQLYHEIKAATDDDMEEVSEEDVHKMPYLKAVVLEGLRKHPPAHFVLPHKAAEDMEIGGYLIPKGTTVNFMVAEMGRDEREWKNPMEFSPERFLPGGDGEGVDVTGTKGIRMMPFGVGRRICAGLGIAMLHLEYFVANMVREFEWQEVPGEEVDFAEKNEFTVVMKKPLRPRLVPRRARSASSH, encoded by the coding sequence ATGGACGCGCCCCAGCTCCTCCTCGGCgcgctcctcttcctcctccccgccgcgctcctcctcctcaccctcctccaCCGCTCGCGGGGCAAGcgcccgcgcctcccgccgggcCCGCCGTCCCTGCCGCTCCTCGGCAGCGTGGTGTGGCTCACCAACTCGCCCGCCGAGATCGAGCCCCTGCTGCGGCGCCTCTTCGAGCGGCACGGCCCCGTCGTGGCGCTCCGCGTCGGGGCGCGCCTCTCCGTCTtcgtcgccgaccgccgcctCGCGCACGCGGCGCTCGTCGAGCACGGCGCCACGCTGGCGGACCGCCCGGCGCTCGCGTCGGCCAGGCTCCTCGGCGAGAACGACAACACCATCACCCGCGCCAGCTACGGGCCCGTGtggcgcctcctccgccgcaacCTCGTCGCCGAGACGCTGCACCCGTCGCGGGTGAGGCTCTTCGCGCCGGCCCGCTCCTGGGTGCGCCGCGTGCTCGCCGACAAGCTCGGGGAGGCCGcacccggcgcgccgccgccccgcgtcgTGGAGACGTTCCAGTACGCCATGTTCTGCCTCCTCGTGCTCATGTGCTTCGGCGAGCGCCTCGACGAGCCCGCGGTGCGCGCGATCGCCGCCGCGCAGCGGGAGACGCTCATCTACATCTCCAGGAACATGCCCGTCTTCGCTTTCTTCCCACCGGTCACCAAGCACCTCTTCCGCGCGCGGCTCGACAAGGCGCGGGCGCTGCGGCTGCGCATCAAGGAGCTCTTCCTGCCGCTCATCAACGCGCGGCGCGAGTACaggaggcggggcggcgagccgAGCAAGGAAACCACGTTCGAGCACTCGTACGTGGACACCCTGCTCGACATCAAACTCCACGAGGACGGCGATCGCCCGCTTACCGACGATGAGAtcatcctcctctgctccgAGTTCCTCAACGCCGGGACGGACACCACCTCCACCGGGCTGCAGTGGATCATGGCCGAGCTTGTGAAGAACCCAGACATCCAGGACCAGCTCTACCACGAGATCAAAGCCGCCACCGACGACGACATGGAAGaggtctccgaggaggacgtcCACAAGATGCCGTACCTCAAGGCGGTGGTCCTGGAGGGCCTCCGCAAGCACCCGCCGGCCCACTTCGTGCTGCCGCACAAGGCTGCGGAGGACATGGAGATCGGCGGGTACCTGATCCCCAAGGGCACCACGGTGAATTTCATGGTGGCCGAGATGGGCCGGGACGAGCGGGAGTGGAAGAACCCGATGGAGTTCTCGCCGGAGCGGTtcctccccggcggcgacggcgagggcgtcgACGTGACGGGCACCAAGGGGATCAGGATGATGCCGTTCGGCGTGGGCCGGAGGATCTGCGCGGGGCTCGGCATCGCGATGCTGCACCTGGAGTACTTCGTTGCCAACATGGTCAGGGAATTCGAGTGGCAGGAGGTGCCCGGCGAGGAGGTGGACTTCGCCGAGAAGAACGAGTTCACCGTCGTCATGAAGAAGCCGCTTCGCCCGCGCCTTGTGCCCAGGAGGGCTCGGAGTGCGAGTTCTCACTAG
- the LOC120688426 gene encoding cytochrome P450 89A2-like yields the protein MDTSRTGSPAATGLPRRHLIKRAWTAGLLPFAIPSQHEPSRDAMETWLLLAAAVLIPFLALLRSGISGRRLPPGPPAVPLLGNLLWLRHSAADVEPLLLRLFRRYGPVVTLRIGSRLTIFVADRRLAHAALVGAGAALADRPRAAASSLLGVTDNIVTRANYGAVWRLLRRNLVAETLHPSRVRLFAPARAWVRRVLMEKLREAAGDAPGSVMEAFQYTMFCLLVLMCFGERLDEPAVRAIEDAERAWLLYISRKLSVFFFLPSVTKHLFRGRLRDAHALRCRQTELFVPLINARREYKRQVREGQPPARETTFHHSYVDTLLDITLPEEGNRPLTDDEIVALCSEFLNAGTDTTSTGLQWIMAELVKNPAVQEKLYDEIKVTCGDGEVSEEVLHSMPYLKAVILEGLRKHPPGHFVLPHKAAEDMDVGGYLIPKGATVNFMVAEMGRDGEAWDRPMEFVPERFLEGGDGVGVDMTGTKGIRMMPFGVGRRICAGLSIAMLHLEYFVANMVKEFEWKEVPGDEVDFAEKREFTTVMKKPLRPRLVTRN from the coding sequence ATGGACACCTCGCGAACTGGTAGTCCTGCGGCGACAGGATTGCCCCGCCGGCACCTTATAAAACGAGCATGGACAGCCGGTCTCTTGCCATTCGCAATCCCATCGCAGCACGagccatcgcgcgacgccatgGAGACctggctcctcctcgccgccgccgtgctgatCCCCTTCCTCGCTCTGCTCCGGAGCGGCATCAGCGGCCGCCGCTTGCCGCCCGGCCCGCCGGCCGTGCCGCTGCTCGGCAACCTGCTGTGGCTGCGCCACTCGGCTGCCGACGTCGAGCCGCTCCTCCTGCGGCTCTTCAGGCGGTACGGCCCCGTCGTCACGCTCCGGATCGGCTCGCGCCTCACCATCTTCGTGGCGGACCGCCGCCTCGCGCACGCCGCGCTcgtgggcgccggcgccgcgctggCCGACCGGCCCCGGGCCGCCGCGAGCTCGCTCCTCGGCGTCACCGACAACATCGTCACCCGCGCCAACTACGGCGCCGTGtggcgcctcctccgccgcaacCTCGTCGCCGAGACGCTGCACCCGTCGCGGGTCCGGCTGTtcgcgccggcgcgcgcgtgggTGCGCCGCGTCCTCATGGAGAAGCTGCGGGAGGCCGCCGGGGACGCGCCCGGCAGCGTCATGGAGGCGTTCCAGTACACTATGTTCTGCCTCCTCGTGCTCATGTGCTTCGGCGAGCGGCTCGACGAGCCGGCGGTGCGCGCCATCGAGGACGCCGAGCGCGCCTGGCTGCTCTACATCTCGAGGAAGCTGAgcgtcttcttcttcctcccgtccGTCACCAAGCACCTCTTCCGCGGCCGCCTCCGGGACGCGCACGCGCTGCGCTGCCGCCAGACGGAGCTCTTCGTGCCGCTGATCAACGCGCGGCGGGAGTACAAGAGGCAGGTCAGGGAAGGccagccgccggcgagggaAACCACGTTCCACCACTCGTACGTGGACACCCTGCTCGACATCACGCTACCGGAGGAGGGCAACCGCCCGCTCACCGACGACGAGATCGTCGCTCTCTGCTCCGAGTTCCTCAACGCCGGGACCGACACCACGTCCACCGGGCTGCAGTGGATCATGGCCGAGCTGGTCAAGAACCCGGCCGTCCAGGAGAAGCTCTACGACGAGATCAAGGTCACGTGCGGGGACGGCGAGGTCTCGGAGGAGGTCCTCCACAGCATGCCGTACCTGAAGGCGGTGATCCTCGAAGGCCTGCGTAAGCACCCGCCGGGGCACTTCGTGCTGCCGCACAAGGCGGCGGAGGACATGGACGTCGGCGGGTACCTGATCCCCAAGGGCGCGACGGTGaacttcatggtggccgagatGGGCCGGGACGGGGAGGCGTGGGACAGGCCGATGGAGTTCGTGCCGGAGCGGTTCCtggagggcggcgacggcgtgggcgtGGACATGACCGGCACCAAGGGGATCCGGATGATGCCGTTCGGCGTCGGCCGGAGGATCTGCGCCGGGCTGAGCATCGCCATGCTGCACCTGGAGTACTTCGTGGCCAACATGGTCAAGGAGTTCGAGTGGAAGGAGGTGCCCGGCGACGAGGTGGACTTCGCCGAGAAGCGCGAGTTCACCACCGTCATGAAGAAGCCGCTCCGGCCCCGCCTTGTGACCAGGAATTAA